One Candidatus Zixiibacteriota bacterium genomic region harbors:
- a CDS encoding acyltransferase produces MIMRVGYVQTKPVFGKKKDNLDQAVELIDKTDADLLVLPELFSTGYYFPSKARLMQLAEEIPSGKTVRTFKNLARKKNCHFVFGMAEKKGSRAYNSSVYVTPHGKIYLYRKLQLFYKEATVFARGNLKPKVFPFYEYKLGMMICFDYMFPEICRVMALAGADLICHPSNLVLEYCQLANRTRSLENRVFIIMSNRVGEDTAFGETLKFTGMSQITSPDGSVLARGPKTKPALSVTDIDMQDSRQKKPTPYNHVLNDRRPGFYRDLL; encoded by the coding sequence ATGATTATGCGCGTTGGATATGTTCAGACGAAACCTGTTTTCGGAAAGAAAAAAGACAATCTCGATCAGGCCGTCGAGTTGATTGATAAAACAGATGCCGATTTGCTCGTATTGCCGGAACTGTTTTCGACAGGGTACTATTTTCCGTCGAAAGCCAGGCTGATGCAACTGGCTGAGGAAATCCCCTCCGGTAAAACCGTGAGGACGTTCAAGAACCTGGCACGCAAAAAGAATTGCCATTTCGTGTTCGGTATGGCTGAGAAAAAAGGAAGTCGAGCTTACAATTCGTCTGTATATGTCACCCCTCATGGAAAAATATACTTGTACCGCAAGCTCCAGCTCTTTTACAAGGAAGCGACTGTTTTTGCACGCGGTAACCTGAAGCCGAAGGTGTTTCCGTTTTATGAGTACAAGCTGGGCATGATGATCTGTTTTGATTACATGTTTCCGGAGATCTGCCGTGTGATGGCGCTGGCAGGTGCTGACTTGATCTGTCATCCCTCGAACCTGGTGCTGGAATACTGCCAGCTGGCCAACCGTACACGTTCGCTGGAAAACCGGGTATTTATCATAATGAGCAACCGTGTCGGTGAGGATACTGCCTTCGGGGAGACGCTCAAATTTACCGGAATGAGCCAGATCACCTCGCCCGATGGTTCGGTTTTAGCCCGAGGTCCGAAAACTAAGCCAGCGCTCTCAGTTACCGATATTGATATGCAGGACAGCAGGCAAAAGAAACCGACGCCATATAATCATGTCCTAAACGACCGCCGTCCAGGTTTTTATCGCGATCTGCTCTGA